The following are from one region of the Sandaracinus amylolyticus genome:
- a CDS encoding VOC family protein, whose protein sequence is MSAEDAVRSPSLKVHHLAVKVRDLARAESFYAGALGLPIIRRQDAEDGTPRSIWLSLHDGAFLAVERAEEPESQRLDGSPGWHCVALGIDASERETWRTRLTSRGHPVVRETAYTLYVRDPEGAIVALSHYPHAIAEAVVARGSQPPPAPGGPTSASAVEVGPDRALEGGAPSGVTSRLAALVTLSLALLALVGSAVPVSAQRAPADVLVVGSSSVFGPFGRLVEEQLEEAGLRVRRHSRRSTGFARPDFFDWQREIGRVRGLGEARAVVVMMGGNDTMALRLRPDESRDRGPASWVAWRDEARWRELYTSRVRAFVDTICDAGVARAIVVLPADGDREGWADRIARVQEAQAAGVRGTRCGVVLDPRSDAPVREGDTIDGVHLSTRGARQVLTRIGPALLAAIES, encoded by the coding sequence ATGTCCGCCGAGGACGCCGTTCGTTCGCCCTCCCTCAAGGTCCACCACCTCGCGGTGAAGGTCCGCGACCTCGCGCGGGCCGAGTCCTTCTACGCGGGCGCGCTCGGACTGCCGATCATCCGCCGCCAGGACGCGGAGGACGGCACGCCGCGCTCGATCTGGCTCTCGCTGCACGACGGTGCGTTCCTCGCCGTCGAGCGCGCCGAGGAGCCCGAGTCGCAGCGCCTCGACGGCTCGCCCGGCTGGCACTGCGTCGCGCTGGGGATCGACGCGAGCGAGCGCGAGACCTGGCGCACGCGCCTGACCTCGCGGGGCCATCCGGTGGTGCGCGAGACCGCGTACACGCTCTACGTGCGCGACCCCGAGGGCGCGATCGTCGCGCTCAGCCACTACCCGCACGCGATCGCGGAGGCCGTCGTCGCGCGCGGCTCGCAGCCTCCGCCCGCGCCCGGCGGGCCCACGAGCGCGTCGGCGGTCGAGGTCGGTCCCGATCGCGCGCTCGAGGGAGGCGCCCCTTCGGGCGTCACCTCGCGGCTCGCGGCGCTGGTCACCCTCTCGCTCGCGCTGCTCGCGCTCGTCGGCAGCGCGGTGCCGGTGAGCGCCCAGCGCGCGCCGGCGGACGTGCTCGTCGTCGGCTCGTCGTCGGTGTTCGGCCCGTTCGGACGGCTCGTCGAGGAGCAGCTCGAAGAAGCGGGCCTGCGGGTGCGCCGTCACTCGCGCCGCTCGACCGGCTTCGCGCGCCCCGACTTCTTCGACTGGCAGCGCGAGATCGGTCGAGTGCGCGGGCTCGGCGAGGCGCGCGCGGTCGTGGTGATGATGGGCGGCAACGACACGATGGCGCTGCGCCTCCGCCCCGACGAGTCACGCGATCGCGGTCCCGCGTCGTGGGTCGCGTGGCGCGACGAGGCGCGGTGGCGCGAGCTCTACACGTCGCGGGTGCGCGCGTTCGTCGACACGATCTGCGACGCGGGCGTGGCGCGCGCGATCGTCGTGCTGCCCGCCGACGGCGATCGCGAGGGCTGGGCCGATCGCATCGCGCGGGTGCAGGAGGCGCAGGCCGCGGGCGTGCGGGGGACGCGCTGCGGCGTGGTGCTCGATCCGCGCAGCGACGCGCCGGTGCGCGAGGGTGACACCATCGACGGCGTGCACCTCTCGACGCGCGGAGCGCGTCAGGTGCTCACGCGCATCGGCCCCGCGCTGCTCGCCGCGATCGAGAGCTGA
- the ppk2 gene encoding polyphosphate kinase 2 codes for MSKDGQATDKLKRKDFEKELKNLHGELVALQQWVVREGLKVCIVFEGRDGAGKGGCIKAITERVSPRVFRVIALPSPTSRERSQMYIQRYIPHLPAAGEIVIFDRSWYNRAGVERVMGFTKMDDVERFLRIVPSVEKAIVESGVVLIKLWLEVSEEEQTRRLQDRIDDPRKIWKLSPMDLESYSRWFDYSRARDDMFAATDSAHAPWYVVPSDDKRRARLNVIHHILTTVPYESPPREKIKLPKRQKRGGYREPSYPYRYVEAVF; via the coding sequence ATGAGCAAGGACGGCCAGGCGACGGACAAGCTGAAGCGCAAGGACTTCGAGAAGGAGCTGAAGAATCTCCACGGGGAGCTGGTCGCGCTCCAGCAATGGGTCGTGCGCGAGGGGCTCAAGGTCTGCATCGTGTTCGAGGGCCGCGACGGCGCCGGCAAGGGCGGCTGCATCAAGGCGATCACCGAGCGCGTGAGCCCGCGCGTGTTCCGCGTGATCGCGCTGCCCTCACCCACCTCGCGCGAGCGCAGCCAGATGTACATCCAGCGCTACATCCCGCACCTGCCGGCGGCCGGCGAGATCGTGATCTTCGATCGCAGCTGGTACAACCGCGCCGGCGTGGAGCGCGTGATGGGCTTCACGAAGATGGACGACGTCGAGCGCTTCCTGCGCATCGTTCCGTCGGTCGAGAAGGCCATCGTCGAGTCGGGTGTCGTCCTCATCAAGCTCTGGCTCGAGGTCAGCGAGGAGGAGCAGACCCGGCGGCTGCAGGATCGCATCGATGATCCGCGCAAGATCTGGAAGCTCTCGCCGATGGATCTCGAGTCGTACAGCCGCTGGTTCGACTACTCGCGCGCGCGTGACGACATGTTCGCGGCCACCGACTCGGCGCACGCGCCCTGGTACGTGGTGCCCAGCGACGACAAGCGCCGCGCTCGGCTCAACGTGATCCACCACATCCTGACGACCGTGCCGTACGAGTCGCCGCCGCGGGAGAAGATCAAGCTCCCCAAGCGCCAGAAGCGAGGCGGGTATCGCGAGCCGAGCTACCCGTACCGGTACGTCGAGGCGGTGTTCTGA